In a genomic window of Lycium ferocissimum isolate CSIRO_LF1 chromosome 9, AGI_CSIRO_Lferr_CH_V1, whole genome shotgun sequence:
- the LOC132029973 gene encoding polyphenol oxidase B, chloroplastic-like, whose product MASVCNSTTLNTPFTSSTKSSSLASTPKPSQLFLHGKRNQTFKVSCKVSNNDQNQNVETNSVDRRNVLLGLGGLYGVANAVPLASAAPVPAPDLKSCSKAEINPGGPEVPYLCCPPKPDDLDKVPYYKFPSMTKLRIRPPAHAADEEYIAKYQLATSRMRELDTNPNDPRGFKQQANIHCAYCNGAYMIDGKKLQVHESWLFFPFHRWYLYFYERILGSLIDDPTFGLPYWNWDHPKGMRLPPMFDVPGSSLYDERRNPHVRNGTIIDLGSFGEETKTTQLQTMTNNLTHMYRQMITNSPCPMLFFGARYVKGTDPNPGPGTIENIPHTPVHIWTGTVRGSDLGNGVKSNGENMGNFYSAGLDPVFYCHHGNVDRMWNEWKQTGGKRRDLTDKDWLNSEFFFYDENQNPWRVRVRDCLDTKKMGYDYAPMPTPWRNFKPVRKTTTGKVNTGSLPPTSKAFPVAKLDKAISFSINRPASSRTQKEKNEQEEMLTFNGVKYDDREYIRFDVFLNADKTVNANELDKVEFAGSYTSLPHVHANHDSSPEGVPFQLAITELLEDIGLEDEDTIAVTVVPKAGGETISIQGAEIKLVGC is encoded by the coding sequence ATGGCAAGTGTGTGCAATAGTACTACCCTCAACACTCCCTTTACTTCATCCACAAAGTCATCTTCTTTAGCTTCCACTCCTAAGCCCTCTCAGCTTTTCCTGCATGGGAAACGTAACCAAACCTTCAAAGTGTCATGCAAGGTCTCAAACAATGACCAAAACCAAAACGTTGAAACAAATTCAGTTGATAGGAGAAATGTGCTTCTTGGTTTAGGAGGTCTCTATGGTGTTGCTAATGCAGTGCCATTGGCATCAGCTGCTCCTGTACCAGCCCCTGATCTCAAATCTTGTAGTAAAGCCGAGATAAATCCTGGTGGTCCAGAAGTACCCTATCTTTGTTGCCCTCCTAAGCCAGATGATTTGGACAAAGTTCCATATTACAAGTTCCCTTCAATGACCAAGCTCCGTATCCGTCCGCCTGCTCATGCTGCCGATGAGGAGTACATTGCCAAGTACCAATTGGCCACTAGCCGAATGAGGGAACTTGACACAAACCCTAATGACCCTCGTGGGTTCAAGCAACAAGCCAATATCCATTGTGCTTATTGTAACGGTGCTTACATGATTGATGGCAAAAAGTTACAAGTTCATGAATCATGGCTTTTCTTCCCATTCCATAGATGGTACTTGTACTTCTATGAGAGAATCTTGGGATCCCTTATCGATGATCCAACATTTGGTTTGCCATATTGGAACTGGGACCATCCAAAGGGCATGCGTTTGCCTCCCATGTTCGATGTTCCAGGCTCTTCCCTTTACGACGAAAGGCGTAACCCACACGTCCGTAACGGAACCATAATCGATCTTGGTTCTTTCGGCGAGGAAACCAAAACCACTCAACTCCAGACGATGACGAATAACTTAACTCATATGTATCGTCAAATGATAACTAATTCTCCATGCCCGATGCTCTTCTTCGGTGCGCGTTACGTTAAGGGAACTGATCCCAACCCAGGTCCGGGAACAATTGAAAATATCCCTCATACTCCTGTCCACATTTGGACTGGTACAGTGCGAGGTTCAGATTTGGGTAATGGCGTCAAATCAAACGGTGAGAATATGGGTAATTTCTACTCAGCTGGTTTGGACCCGGTTTTCTATTGCCACCATGGCAATGTGGATCGGATGTGGAATGAATGGAAACAAACAGGAGGAAAAAGAAGGGATCTCACAGACAAAGATTGGTTGAATTCAGAGTTCTTTTTCTACGACGAAAACCAAAACCCATGGCGTGTGAGAGTCCGAGACTGTTTGGACACTAAAAAGATGGGATACGATTACGCACCAATGCCCACCCCGTGGCGTAACTTTAAGCCAGTAAGAAAGACCACAACAGGGAAAGTGAATACAGGTTCACTTCCACCAACCAGCAAGGCATTCCCAGTCGCTAAGCTTGACAAAGCCATTTCCTTTTCCATCAATAGGCCGGCTTCGTCAAGGACtcaaaaggagaaaaatgaaCAAGAGGAGATGCTAACATTCAATGGTGTTAAGTATGATGATAGGGAATATATAAGGTTTGATGTGTTCCTCAACGCAGACAAGACTGTGAATGCGAATGAGCTTGACAAGGTTGAGTTTGCAGGGAGCTACACCAGCTTGCCACACGTTCACGCAAATCATGATTCCTCTCCCGAGGGTGTTCCTTTCCAGCTGGCAATCACTGAACTGTTGGAGGACATTGGCTTGGAAGATGAAGATACTATTGCGGTAACTGTGGTTCCAAAGGCAGGTGGCGAAACCATCTCCATTCAAGGTGCCGAGATCAAGCTTGTGGGTTGTTAA